The Streptomyces albofaciens JCM 4342 genome has a segment encoding these proteins:
- a CDS encoding GlxA family transcriptional regulator yields MTVATPHQVAVLALAPVVAFDLSIPAQMLAGVETRAGTAAYEVRTLTPDGLPVPTVNGYSVLPQGDLSLLEHADTVIIAGTRCPQVVEDGAVDPCVAKALRAARERARLVSLCTGSFVLAAAGLLQGHRAATHWRYAQQFRRLFPTVDLDTHPLYVADRGILTSAGGAAAIDLCLHLVREDHGSSVANRVARYNVVAPLRDGGQAQYVEHPVREDAGTSTAGARTLMTEHLDRRLSLKDLAAHCHMSVRTFTRRFRQETGLSPAAWLTSARLQHARHLLESTELPVDDIAARTGLGSGTNLRQHMRDTLDTTPSAYRRAFRSSPAAHAP; encoded by the coding sequence ATGACAGTTGCGACTCCTCACCAGGTGGCCGTTCTCGCTCTCGCACCGGTGGTGGCCTTCGACCTCAGCATCCCAGCCCAGATGCTGGCCGGGGTCGAAACCCGCGCCGGGACCGCGGCCTACGAGGTGCGCACCCTCACCCCCGACGGCTTGCCGGTGCCGACGGTGAACGGGTACAGCGTCCTGCCCCAGGGCGACCTGTCCCTGCTGGAGCACGCCGACACCGTGATCATCGCGGGAACCCGCTGCCCGCAGGTGGTCGAGGACGGCGCGGTGGACCCCTGCGTCGCCAAGGCCTTGCGCGCGGCCCGGGAGCGCGCCCGCCTGGTGTCCTTGTGCACCGGCTCGTTCGTCCTCGCGGCCGCCGGCCTGCTGCAGGGACACCGGGCCGCGACCCACTGGCGCTACGCGCAGCAGTTCCGGCGGCTCTTCCCCACGGTCGACCTCGACACCCACCCGCTCTACGTCGCCGACCGCGGGATCCTGACCTCGGCCGGCGGCGCGGCGGCCATCGACCTGTGCCTGCACCTGGTCAGAGAGGACCACGGCAGCTCCGTGGCGAACCGGGTGGCCCGCTACAACGTGGTCGCGCCCCTGCGGGACGGCGGGCAGGCGCAGTACGTCGAGCACCCGGTCCGGGAGGACGCAGGAACCTCGACGGCCGGGGCACGGACGCTGATGACAGAACACCTGGACCGGCGGCTGTCCCTCAAGGACCTCGCGGCGCACTGCCACATGAGCGTACGGACGTTCACCCGGCGGTTCCGGCAGGAGACCGGACTCTCCCCCGCCGCATGGCTCACCTCAGCGCGTCTGCAGCACGCACGCCACCTGCTGGAATCGACGGAACTGCCCGTGGACGACATCGCGGCCAGGACCGGCCTGGGCAGCGGGACGAACCTGCGCCAGCACATGCGGGACACCCTGGACACCACCCCCTCCGCCTACCGCAGGGCATTCCGCTCCTCCCCCGCCGCGCACGCGCCGTAG
- a CDS encoding LysR substrate-binding domain-containing protein, protein MPTAAGRAFLPAAREALATLRAARQELADVIDPERGQVCLGFLHTLGVRDVPRLLDAFLAAHPDVRFALAQGPALALLDRMRAGEIDVVITAPVPEDKTLHSVVLRDEQLFLAVPAWHRLAQQETAELRQAAGERFIALTLGHGLRQVFDEMCAAAGFEADLAFEGEDVATLRGLVSTGLGVAVLPGSPAPDEGVTYLPIGHPPAHRLLGVVWPATRRLPPPARRFTEFLTQSGRAVLGER, encoded by the coding sequence GTGCCGACCGCGGCCGGGCGGGCCTTCCTGCCGGCCGCACGGGAGGCGCTCGCCACACTGCGCGCGGCGCGCCAGGAACTGGCAGATGTCATCGACCCGGAGCGGGGGCAGGTCTGCCTCGGCTTTCTCCACACCCTCGGTGTGCGCGACGTCCCCCGGCTGCTCGACGCCTTCCTCGCCGCCCACCCGGACGTGCGCTTCGCTCTTGCCCAAGGCCCGGCGCTGGCCCTTCTCGACCGGATGCGCGCCGGCGAGATCGACGTCGTCATCACCGCGCCCGTCCCCGAGGACAAGACCCTGCACTCGGTCGTCCTGCGCGATGAGCAACTGTTTCTCGCGGTCCCCGCCTGGCACAGGCTGGCTCAGCAGGAGACGGCCGAACTCCGCCAGGCCGCGGGCGAGCGGTTCATCGCCCTGACCCTGGGACACGGGCTGCGGCAGGTGTTCGACGAGATGTGCGCGGCTGCGGGATTCGAGGCGGATCTCGCCTTCGAGGGTGAGGACGTGGCCACCCTCCGCGGCCTCGTCAGCACCGGTCTCGGAGTCGCCGTACTCCCGGGCAGCCCGGCACCTGACGAAGGCGTCACCTACCTGCCCATCGGGCACCCCCCAGCACACCGCCTGCTGGGCGTGGTCTGGCCCGCCACACGGCGGCTCCCGCCCCCTGCACGCCGGTTCACCGAGTTCCTCACCCAGTCCGGCCGCGCGGTCCTCGGCGAGAGGTGA
- a CDS encoding MaoC family dehydratase: MRPAGRPARPRSARPRGRPDDFTVGDVYRHPLGRTITQTDNCWLTLLTQNTAPLHFDAHYAAQTAWQRPLVDSTFTLALVTGQSVADVSRHVFANLGWDEVRLPAPVFEGDTIYSQSTVVMARESKSRPEAGIVRVKTVGYNQDGTVVISFLRTLMVFRRGHGPVGVPAPKEAGADA; encoded by the coding sequence GTGCGGCCGGCAGGAAGGCCCGCCCGGCCGCGGTCGGCACGACCCCGCGGCCGACCCGATGACTTCACCGTCGGCGACGTCTACCGCCACCCGCTGGGCCGGACCATCACCCAGACCGACAACTGCTGGCTGACGCTGCTCACACAGAACACCGCGCCTTTGCACTTCGACGCGCACTACGCGGCGCAGACGGCCTGGCAACGGCCGCTGGTCGACTCGACGTTCACCCTCGCGCTCGTCACCGGGCAGTCGGTGGCGGACGTGAGCCGGCACGTGTTCGCGAATCTCGGGTGGGACGAGGTGCGGCTGCCCGCCCCCGTCTTCGAGGGCGACACGATCTACTCGCAGTCCACGGTGGTCATGGCACGGGAGAGCAAGTCCCGTCCCGAAGCCGGCATCGTCCGGGTGAAGACCGTGGGTTACAACCAGGACGGCACCGTCGTCATCAGCTTCCTGCGCACGCTGATGGTCTTCCGGCGCGGACACGGTCCCGTCGGCGTACCTGCGCCGAAGGAAGCCGGGGCGGACGCATGA
- a CDS encoding DUF3995 domain-containing protein, with amino-acid sequence MSRGPEGTGGRWSPWWGHIACSWAAAFAGLHFYWAFGGEVGLSISAGPLAAERPLWFVVAGLWGVGALCLLGALLGWLLAHPGFRGVSALQVRWLGWSVSALLLVRGIGVEVLLLTGTALLDTSVSEEQRAWTLALWNPWFIAGGMAFGLAALRFRSRASVL; translated from the coding sequence GTGAGCCGCGGACCGGAGGGCACAGGCGGGCGATGGTCCCCGTGGTGGGGGCATATCGCGTGCTCGTGGGCGGCCGCGTTCGCCGGTCTGCACTTCTACTGGGCCTTCGGTGGTGAGGTGGGGCTGAGCATCTCCGCCGGTCCGTTGGCCGCCGAGCGTCCGCTGTGGTTCGTGGTGGCCGGGTTGTGGGGCGTGGGGGCGCTCTGTCTACTCGGTGCCTTGCTGGGATGGCTGCTCGCCCACCCCGGATTCCGTGGCGTTTCCGCTCTGCAGGTCAGGTGGCTGGGGTGGAGCGTCAGTGCCCTCCTGCTGGTCCGGGGCATCGGTGTCGAGGTACTGCTGCTGACCGGTACGGCGCTCCTGGACACTTCGGTGAGCGAGGAGCAGCGGGCCTGGACGCTGGCCCTGTGGAACCCCTGGTTCATCGCCGGAGGCATGGCCTTCGGCCTTGCCGCCCTCCGATTCCGCAGCCGAGCATCGGTGCTCTAG
- a CDS encoding DUF6191 domain-containing protein: MTVWLMSFPAFACALALFALVESVWRWLTGLGLIPWLRRRSGPSLSSIAFDEFTAVVNGNKAAELKQRQVELLRRDDESDGAPPCSRVDLTGGTAFIVVPEEAGGPCAERDDVRGGRR; this comes from the coding sequence GTGACGGTCTGGCTCATGTCGTTTCCGGCCTTCGCGTGTGCGCTGGCCCTGTTCGCCCTGGTGGAGAGCGTATGGCGGTGGTTGACGGGCCTGGGCCTGATTCCCTGGCTGCGCAGACGCTCCGGGCCTTCGCTGTCGAGCATCGCCTTCGACGAATTCACGGCCGTGGTCAACGGGAACAAGGCGGCGGAACTGAAGCAGCGACAGGTGGAACTGCTGCGGCGGGACGACGAAAGCGACGGCGCGCCGCCCTGTTCCCGTGTTGACCTGACCGGCGGCACGGCGTTCATCGTGGTGCCGGAGGAGGCGGGCGGCCCGTGCGCTGAGCGGGACGATGTCCGCGGGGGTCGACGGTGA
- a CDS encoding VOC family protein, giving the protein MANEVAIPQLPCRSIDEVTEFYEALGFCVTYRQVRPNPYVAFRREDLEMHFFAIEGFDVTDSYGACALYVPDTGALYRAFADGLRAAYGKVPVSGIPRITAPRRRKNDGRRTGFTMVDPGGNWIRVFNHPEKPEPVPAPPPTANRLATTLENAVVLGDSKGDTAQAVKILDATLAREGERAHPVDLVEALVYRAELALRQEDAERARTLLARVRATPLEDSERERLADCLGLAEQMLRDLAADAQN; this is encoded by the coding sequence ATGGCCAACGAGGTGGCCATCCCCCAACTGCCCTGCCGCTCGATCGACGAGGTCACAGAGTTTTACGAGGCGCTGGGGTTTTGTGTGACGTACCGGCAGGTCCGTCCGAACCCCTATGTCGCCTTCCGCCGCGAAGACCTTGAGATGCACTTCTTCGCCATCGAGGGCTTCGATGTCACCGACTCCTACGGCGCGTGCGCGCTCTACGTTCCCGACACCGGCGCCCTGTACCGCGCCTTCGCGGACGGCCTGCGCGCGGCGTACGGCAAAGTGCCCGTATCCGGGATACCGAGGATCACCGCGCCCCGCAGGCGCAAGAACGACGGCCGCCGGACGGGGTTCACCATGGTCGATCCGGGCGGCAACTGGATCCGGGTCTTCAACCACCCGGAGAAACCCGAACCGGTCCCAGCGCCGCCGCCGACGGCGAACAGGCTGGCCACAACGCTGGAGAACGCTGTCGTGCTCGGCGACTCCAAGGGTGATACCGCCCAGGCCGTCAAGATCCTGGACGCGACCCTGGCCCGGGAAGGGGAACGGGCGCACCCCGTGGACCTCGTCGAGGCCCTCGTGTACCGCGCCGAGCTCGCCCTGCGCCAGGAGGACGCCGAACGAGCCCGGACGCTGCTCGCCCGCGTACGCGCGACGCCCCTTGAGGACAGCGAGCGCGAACGTCTCGCCGACTGCCTCGGCCTGGCGGAGCAGATGCTGAGGGACCTTGCGGCGGACGCGCAGAACTGA
- a CDS encoding carbonic anhydrase — translation MQSLIDNARTFGQRPEAFAKLAEGQSPEVLFITCSDSRVVPALITGATPGQLFELRTAGNIVPPYAAAAPTGEAATIEYAVQVLGVQHIVVCGHSHCGAVGAVVRHDDLSAAPAVRDWLAHAADEPACSDTADPTVAEAVQHHVLKQLVRLRSYPCIRQRLQAGHLQLHGWYYEVHTGTVLAHRTDSDTFETL, via the coding sequence GTGCAATCCCTCATCGACAACGCCCGCACATTCGGACAGCGTCCTGAGGCGTTCGCCAAGCTGGCCGAAGGCCAGTCGCCCGAGGTGCTGTTCATCACCTGCTCCGACTCCCGGGTCGTTCCCGCCCTGATCACGGGCGCGACACCGGGCCAGCTCTTCGAGCTGCGCACCGCGGGCAACATCGTCCCTCCCTACGCCGCGGCCGCCCCCACCGGTGAGGCGGCGACGATCGAGTACGCCGTGCAGGTGCTCGGCGTCCAGCACATCGTGGTGTGCGGCCACTCCCACTGCGGCGCGGTCGGCGCGGTGGTCCGCCACGACGACCTATCCGCCGCACCCGCCGTACGCGACTGGCTCGCGCACGCCGCGGACGAGCCCGCGTGCTCCGACACGGCCGACCCGACGGTCGCCGAGGCCGTGCAGCACCACGTGCTGAAGCAGCTGGTGCGGCTGCGTTCCTACCCGTGCATCCGACAGCGCCTCCAGGCCGGGCACCTCCAGCTGCACGGCTGGTACTACGAGGTGCACACCGGCACGGTGCTGGCACACCGCACGGACTCCGACACGTTCGAGACGCTCTGA
- a CDS encoding SulP family inorganic anion transporter yields the protein MMPKYPYAWQDFTASIVVFLVAVPLCVGVAVASGVPAELGLVTGIVGGLVTGCMPGSSLQVSGPAAGMTVLVFEAVSEFGVSTLGVIVLAAGLLQLAMGIFKVGRWFRAISVSVVEGMLCGIGLVIIAGQIYAAAGLKAPGSGIGKLAGLPKALVDALSSSQSLASLAIGAGTIAVIVLWKQMPRKARAVPGALAAVLLATTATLAFGLPVATVQVEGLLGVIQPPGPEAFGELAGPAIWGTVLAFALIASAESLFSAAAVDRLHNGPRTRYDQEMIAQGTGNTVCGLLGALPLTAVIVRSSANVNAGAKTKASRVLHGVWLLLFAAALPSALALIPIPALAGILVHAGWKLIPFRQVAALWRGHRSEALILVVTAVAIVAVNMFEGVLIGLGLSVVKSAWEASHTRLEIVDKGAGPVQVHLSGYATFLRLPKILDSLEALPRRRPVELDLSGLHHLDHACRTALESWAEGHSTIGTQPVKITAPVTAAAGAKAPTAQ from the coding sequence ATGATGCCGAAGTACCCTTACGCCTGGCAGGACTTCACCGCGTCCATCGTCGTCTTCCTGGTCGCCGTGCCGCTGTGCGTCGGTGTGGCGGTCGCCTCCGGCGTACCGGCGGAGCTCGGGCTCGTCACCGGCATCGTGGGTGGCCTGGTCACCGGATGCATGCCCGGCAGCAGCCTGCAGGTGTCCGGGCCCGCCGCGGGCATGACCGTGCTGGTCTTCGAGGCCGTCAGCGAGTTCGGGGTGTCCACGCTCGGCGTGATCGTGCTGGCCGCCGGGCTGCTCCAGCTCGCCATGGGCATCTTCAAGGTGGGCCGCTGGTTCAGGGCCATCTCCGTCTCCGTCGTCGAGGGCATGCTCTGCGGCATCGGCCTGGTGATCATCGCCGGGCAGATCTACGCGGCGGCGGGCCTGAAGGCCCCGGGCTCGGGGATCGGCAAACTCGCGGGACTCCCGAAGGCGCTGGTCGACGCCCTGTCCAGCAGCCAGTCCTTGGCCTCGCTCGCGATCGGCGCGGGCACCATCGCCGTGATCGTGCTGTGGAAGCAGATGCCGCGCAAGGCGCGGGCGGTGCCCGGCGCCCTCGCGGCGGTACTGCTCGCCACCACCGCCACCCTCGCCTTCGGCCTGCCGGTCGCCACGGTCCAGGTGGAAGGACTGCTCGGCGTCATCCAGCCGCCGGGCCCGGAAGCCTTCGGCGAGCTGGCCGGCCCCGCCATCTGGGGCACCGTCCTCGCGTTCGCGCTGATCGCTTCCGCGGAGAGCCTGTTCAGCGCGGCGGCCGTGGACCGGCTGCACAACGGCCCGCGCACCCGCTACGACCAGGAGATGATCGCCCAGGGCACCGGCAACACCGTGTGCGGCCTGCTCGGCGCCCTGCCGCTGACCGCGGTGATCGTACGCAGCTCCGCCAACGTCAACGCGGGCGCGAAGACCAAGGCATCGCGGGTGCTGCACGGTGTGTGGCTGCTGCTGTTCGCCGCCGCCCTGCCGTCCGCCCTGGCCCTGATCCCGATCCCCGCCCTGGCCGGCATCCTCGTGCACGCGGGCTGGAAACTGATCCCGTTCCGCCAGGTCGCGGCACTGTGGCGAGGCCACCGCAGCGAAGCGCTGATCCTCGTGGTCACCGCCGTGGCAATCGTCGCGGTGAACATGTTCGAGGGCGTGCTCATCGGCCTCGGCCTGTCGGTGGTCAAGAGCGCCTGGGAGGCTTCGCACACCAGGCTGGAGATCGTCGACAAGGGCGCCGGCCCGGTCCAGGTCCATCTGTCGGGGTACGCCACCTTCCTGCGGCTGCCGAAAATCCTCGACAGCCTGGAGGCACTGCCCCGCCGGCGGCCGGTCGAACTGGACCTGAGCGGACTGCACCACCTGGACCACGCCTGCCGCACCGCCCTGGAAAGCTGGGCCGAAGGACACAGCACGATCGGTACGCAACCGGTGAAGATCACCGCACCGGTGACGGCCGCCGCAGGCGCGAAAGCCCCGACGGCCCAGTGA
- a CDS encoding LysR family transcriptional regulator has translation MERRDLEIFLTLAHELHFGRTAERLHVSQARVSQSIKQLERRIGTALFARTSRRVELTPVGRQFLEDVRPGYDLIKAGLERAVAAGRGLAEPLRVGFSSPLAGELVLAAASVYGERNPGAGEVLLHETPLNDPYGLLRSGALDLLLAQYPVAEADLRTGPVLISDTRVLAVAGRHRFARRACVTLDDLATEKLLSLSGPVPDYWLDHLLPRTTPGGRTVARGTAAATRQELLALVGAGQGVHPTAAHEVRYYARPNVTYVPITDAPPLEYGLTWRTATETSRIRAFGEAAAEVVRRDNGPARVCAECR, from the coding sequence ATGGAACGCCGCGATCTTGAGATCTTCCTGACCCTCGCGCACGAGCTGCACTTCGGTCGTACCGCGGAACGGCTGCACGTCTCCCAGGCCCGGGTCAGCCAGAGCATCAAGCAACTGGAGCGGCGGATCGGCACCGCGCTCTTCGCGCGGACCAGCCGCCGGGTGGAACTGACCCCGGTCGGACGGCAGTTCCTGGAGGACGTACGGCCCGGTTACGACCTCATCAAGGCGGGCCTTGAGCGCGCCGTCGCCGCCGGCCGCGGCCTGGCCGAGCCCTTGCGCGTCGGCTTCAGCAGCCCGCTCGCGGGCGAACTGGTGCTGGCCGCCGCCTCCGTGTACGGGGAGCGGAACCCGGGAGCCGGCGAAGTCCTCCTCCATGAGACGCCGCTGAACGACCCGTACGGGCTCCTGCGCTCGGGCGCACTGGACCTGCTGCTCGCCCAGTACCCCGTAGCGGAGGCGGACCTGCGGACCGGACCCGTGCTGATCTCCGACACGCGAGTCCTCGCCGTGGCCGGCCGGCACCGCTTCGCGCGCCGCGCCTGCGTGACCCTCGACGACCTCGCCACGGAAAAGCTGCTCAGCCTCTCCGGCCCCGTCCCCGACTACTGGCTCGACCACCTGCTGCCGCGCACCACCCCCGGCGGCCGGACCGTCGCACGCGGCACCGCGGCCGCGACCCGCCAGGAACTCCTCGCCCTCGTCGGCGCGGGCCAGGGCGTCCACCCGACGGCCGCCCACGAGGTCCGCTACTACGCCCGCCCCAACGTCACCTACGTACCGATCACCGACGCGCCACCACTGGAATACGGCCTGACCTGGCGCACGGCAACCGAGACCAGCCGCATCCGCGCCTTCGGCGAGGCCGCCGCGGAGGTCGTACGACGCGACAACGGCCCGGCCCGGGTCTGCGCCGAGTGCCGGTGA
- a CDS encoding SDR family oxidoreductase, protein MNTEITKPLAVITGASSGIGAATARVLSGQGHPLLLLARRVARLDALGLPHTLARAVDVTDADAVSAAVQEAEAQYGPADLIVNNAGVMLLGEVVQQPAEEWQRMLDVNVRGLLNGVRAVLPGMARRGRGTIVNVSSVAGRKSYPHHTVYSGTKFAVHGMSESLREEVAPHGVRVVTIAPGAVETELLSHTTDAAVKADYQAFKDSIDVLTPEDVAAAISYAYQQPQRITLREIVLAATAQAA, encoded by the coding sequence ATGAACACGGAGATCACCAAGCCCCTCGCCGTCATCACCGGAGCCAGTTCGGGCATCGGCGCGGCCACCGCGCGCGTCCTGTCCGGACAGGGCCACCCCCTGCTCCTCCTGGCCCGCCGGGTGGCCCGGCTGGACGCGCTCGGCCTTCCGCACACCCTCGCCCGGGCCGTCGACGTCACCGACGCCGACGCGGTGTCCGCCGCCGTGCAGGAAGCCGAGGCACAGTACGGACCGGCCGATCTGATCGTCAACAATGCCGGTGTGATGCTGCTCGGCGAGGTGGTCCAGCAGCCTGCCGAGGAGTGGCAGCGGATGCTCGACGTGAACGTACGGGGGCTGTTGAACGGCGTACGGGCCGTGCTGCCGGGCATGGCCCGACGAGGCCGCGGCACGATCGTCAACGTCAGCTCCGTCGCGGGCCGCAAGAGCTACCCCCACCACACCGTCTACAGCGGTACCAAGTTCGCGGTGCACGGCATGTCCGAGAGCCTGCGTGAGGAGGTGGCGCCGCACGGTGTGCGTGTCGTCACGATCGCGCCCGGCGCCGTGGAGACGGAGCTGCTCTCCCACACGACCGACGCGGCGGTCAAGGCCGACTACCAGGCATTCAAGGACTCGATCGACGTGCTCACCCCGGAGGACGTGGCCGCCGCGATCAGCTATGCCTACCAGCAGCCGCAGCGCATCACCCTGCGTGAGATCGTCCTGGCGGCCACGGCACAGGCTGCCTAG
- a CDS encoding TetR/AcrR family transcriptional regulator, whose product MAKPTGTKPMRSDAVRSRRQLMQAATEAFAEQGVEASVSDIAERAGIGKGTVFRHFATKDDLLAAIVSENQFSLAATGERLAETEEPADALMQFMTAAIELQISNRAFCQVAHGEAHDHPDVRNGLAALERITAELTDRARRHGAIRRDITGQDVMLLMSGVYQTASPLLASQPHLWRRYLRLVFDGMRADTPPLPGPAPQTETTPSSR is encoded by the coding sequence ATGGCCAAGCCGACCGGCACCAAACCCATGCGCAGTGACGCGGTACGGAGCAGGCGTCAGCTGATGCAAGCGGCGACCGAGGCTTTCGCCGAGCAAGGCGTCGAGGCGTCAGTCTCCGACATCGCAGAACGCGCCGGCATCGGCAAAGGCACCGTCTTCCGGCACTTCGCCACCAAGGACGACCTGCTGGCGGCGATCGTGAGCGAGAACCAGTTCTCTCTCGCGGCGACCGGCGAGCGGCTGGCAGAGACCGAGGAGCCGGCCGACGCGCTGATGCAGTTCATGACCGCCGCCATCGAACTGCAGATCAGCAACCGCGCCTTCTGCCAGGTCGCCCACGGAGAAGCACACGACCATCCGGACGTACGCAACGGTCTCGCGGCGCTGGAGAGGATCACCGCCGAACTGACCGACCGCGCTCGGCGGCACGGCGCCATCCGCCGGGACATCACCGGGCAGGATGTCATGCTGCTCATGAGCGGCGTCTACCAGACGGCATCGCCGCTGCTGGCGTCCCAGCCGCATCTGTGGCGACGCTACTTGCGCCTGGTCTTCGACGGTATGCGGGCCGACACGCCGCCCCTCCCCGGCCCCGCGCCGCAGACCGAGACGACGCCCTCCTCTCGGTAA
- a CDS encoding epoxide hydrolase family protein yields the protein MSNDSRPHTLDPFTIDVPQDVLDDLKARLKATRFAPDPDNEDEYYGLSTAYIKPLVEYWADRFDWRAAEKRLNSHPQYKIDIDGTPVHFLHVRGKGPDPTPLLVLHGWPWPGEFNHPVIGPLTDPAAHGGDPADSFDIIVPTLPGFTWSSPVKGDLNYWKIADILHTLMTDVLGYGRYGSVGSDYGALVNSALGHKYADSIIGLHYGHDLPPGMFQHDRYWDLTGGAPIPEDASPQVRAEIMKMHSTYASHVAVHMLDGQTLTHGLNDSPVALLAWLVQRWKK from the coding sequence ATGAGCAACGACAGCAGGCCCCACACCCTGGACCCGTTCACGATCGATGTCCCCCAGGACGTCCTGGACGACCTGAAAGCCCGGTTGAAGGCCACCCGGTTCGCCCCGGACCCCGACAACGAGGACGAGTACTACGGCCTGAGCACGGCCTACATCAAGCCGCTGGTCGAGTACTGGGCCGATCGTTTCGACTGGCGAGCGGCGGAGAAGCGGCTGAACTCCCACCCCCAGTACAAAATCGACATCGATGGCACGCCGGTCCACTTCCTCCACGTACGCGGAAAGGGCCCGGACCCGACGCCGCTGCTGGTCCTGCACGGATGGCCGTGGCCGGGAGAGTTCAACCACCCGGTCATCGGCCCGCTGACCGACCCCGCCGCCCACGGCGGCGACCCGGCCGACTCCTTCGACATCATCGTGCCGACCCTCCCCGGTTTCACCTGGTCCTCCCCGGTCAAGGGCGATCTGAACTACTGGAAGATCGCAGACATCCTGCACACCCTGATGACCGATGTCCTGGGCTACGGCAGGTACGGGTCGGTGGGCAGCGACTACGGCGCCCTGGTCAACAGCGCGCTGGGCCACAAGTACGCCGACAGCATCATCGGCCTGCACTATGGGCACGACCTGCCCCCGGGCATGTTCCAGCACGACCGCTACTGGGACCTCACCGGCGGAGCGCCGATCCCCGAGGACGCATCGCCGCAGGTGCGCGCCGAGATCATGAAGATGCACTCCACCTACGCCTCCCACGTCGCCGTCCACATGCTCGACGGGCAGACCCTGACCCACGGGCTGAACGACTCCCCGGTCGCCCTGCTCGCCTGGCTGGTGCAGCGGTGGAAGAAGTAG
- a CDS encoding tRNA-dependent cyclodipeptide synthase, whose translation MGRFDSAGVAEMFRVRPLTARSEGIWQDGDHALIGVSTGNSYFSTHRLATLLRWAQHQFRRVDVICADTQIDTMYRASGYEPAEAARRAKRRVSATRRRIRGALRASAVVGGRVQSHLLSDFLSDESYMRVREQVREALRTETPFTRACEKMVDGFLANNSDTPECGDTERRDAQWRAGMTYVSNEMPFLIDTPGILGVPSSLSVYHLLPPAVEELYCAAGVPAPATRQGFAVVTPRVPDPNGREK comes from the coding sequence ATGGGCAGGTTCGATTCCGCCGGCGTCGCCGAGATGTTTCGAGTGCGGCCGTTGACGGCGCGGAGCGAGGGCATATGGCAGGACGGTGACCACGCTCTGATCGGCGTGAGCACCGGCAACAGCTACTTTTCCACGCATCGCCTCGCGACTCTGCTCAGGTGGGCGCAGCACCAGTTCCGCAGGGTGGATGTCATCTGCGCGGACACCCAGATCGACACCATGTATAGGGCTTCCGGATATGAGCCGGCGGAAGCCGCCCGGCGGGCCAAGCGGAGGGTATCAGCCACCCGGCGTCGAATCCGGGGCGCGCTGCGCGCCTCGGCTGTCGTGGGCGGAAGAGTGCAGTCGCACTTGCTGTCCGATTTCCTCTCGGACGAAAGCTACATGCGCGTTCGCGAACAGGTGCGGGAAGCGCTGCGTACGGAGACACCGTTCACCCGTGCATGCGAGAAAATGGTGGACGGCTTTCTGGCCAACAATTCTGACACACCGGAATGCGGGGACACCGAACGAAGGGACGCCCAATGGCGTGCCGGGATGACCTACGTATCCAACGAAATGCCGTTCCTCATCGATACGCCGGGCATTCTGGGCGTGCCTTCCTCACTGTCCGTGTACCACCTGCTGCCGCCTGCGGTGGAGGAGCTGTACTGCGCTGCCGGCGTCCCGGCCCCGGCAACCCGCCAGGGTTTCGCCGTGGTCACCCCCCGCGTGCCTGATCCGAACGGACGGGAAAAATGA